The Terriglobales bacterium genome includes a region encoding these proteins:
- a CDS encoding alkaline phosphatase family protein: MRSILRALPLLIPALLTMIVPATLMASGNMHKVKHVIIVMQENHSFDNYFGALAYAPGSPYHQPSAAPGGSPAGCRQNDHACVDGLSCTADAAGNLTCSNSNVDDDGSIVHAFHDPHVCVIPDLDHGWPGTHHEINFADGNLTLVQPLNDGFVRVNDASEQHDTLGENATEDDTMGFYNQNEIPFYYDLAQKFAISDRYFSSLLGPTFPNRAYFMAATSFGHLSTNEIIPPPGGYKPITGSIFDLMDTQGVSWVDYFQDLPQAADFRLFPPVPPDQHFQSVAQFLAEAAGAPGANALPQVSFVDPNFGYFGLAVENDEHPPTDIRRGQFYVSQVVNAVRNGPYWKDSVIFITYDEHGGFYDHAKPPAAPQGGALSPDGINPGQCEDLSNPPASEQPGGGANCFFSMSDAAALCSSFSPTGPYPAECANFNQLGVRVPFIAVSPFSKPQYVSHTVGDHTSLLSFIETVFMGSDDAVRPHLTLRDLNANPLLDLFDFNGSPSSNTPVQQATPAFLDCTP; this comes from the coding sequence ATGCGCTCCATTCTCCGTGCTCTCCCGCTGTTGATACCTGCTCTGCTCACGATGATCGTGCCTGCCACACTGATGGCTTCGGGCAATATGCACAAGGTCAAACACGTCATCATCGTCATGCAGGAGAATCACTCCTTCGACAACTACTTTGGGGCGCTCGCGTACGCACCCGGCAGCCCGTATCACCAGCCCTCGGCTGCCCCTGGAGGCAGTCCCGCTGGCTGCCGGCAGAACGACCACGCTTGTGTCGACGGCCTGAGTTGCACTGCGGATGCAGCCGGCAATCTCACCTGCTCGAACTCCAACGTCGATGACGACGGCAGCATCGTCCACGCTTTCCACGATCCGCACGTCTGCGTGATTCCCGATTTGGACCATGGTTGGCCCGGCACGCATCACGAGATCAACTTCGCCGACGGCAACCTCACGCTGGTGCAGCCGCTCAACGACGGCTTCGTGCGCGTTAACGATGCATCGGAGCAGCACGACACGCTCGGAGAGAACGCTACTGAAGACGATACAATGGGTTTCTACAACCAGAACGAGATCCCGTTCTATTACGACCTGGCACAGAAATTCGCGATCAGCGATCGCTACTTCTCTTCCCTTCTCGGCCCCACATTTCCCAATCGCGCCTATTTCATGGCCGCAACTTCGTTCGGACACCTGAGCACGAATGAGATCATTCCGCCTCCCGGCGGTTACAAACCGATCACCGGTAGCATCTTCGACCTGATGGACACGCAGGGCGTGAGCTGGGTCGACTATTTCCAGGATCTGCCGCAGGCTGCTGACTTCCGCCTGTTTCCCCCGGTTCCGCCAGACCAGCATTTCCAGTCCGTGGCGCAATTTCTTGCGGAGGCCGCGGGAGCACCTGGCGCGAATGCGTTGCCGCAGGTGTCCTTCGTCGATCCCAATTTCGGATATTTCGGATTGGCGGTCGAGAATGACGAGCACCCACCAACCGACATTCGTCGCGGCCAGTTCTACGTCTCGCAAGTTGTGAATGCCGTGCGCAACGGCCCCTACTGGAAGGATTCAGTGATCTTCATCACCTACGACGAGCATGGCGGCTTCTACGATCACGCCAAGCCTCCGGCAGCGCCACAAGGTGGCGCGCTCAGTCCTGACGGAATCAATCCCGGACAATGCGAGGACCTATCGAATCCTCCTGCCAGCGAACAGCCCGGCGGCGGAGCTAATTGCTTCTTCAGCATGAGCGACGCGGCGGCGCTTTGCTCGAGCTTCAGTCCTACGGGTCCTTACCCAGCCGAGTGCGCCAACTTCAACCAACTCGGCGTCCGCGTGCCGTTTATCGCAGTCTCGCCGTTTTCGAAGCCACAGTACGTTTCGCATACCGTCGGCGACCACACTTCGTTGCTCTCATTCATTGAGACTGTGTTCATGGGAAGCGACGATGCCGTGCGCCCACACCTGACGCTGCGCGATCTCAATGCTAACCCGTTGCTCGACCTGTTCGATTTCAATGGTTCGCCGTCGTCGAATACGCCAGTTCAACAAGCGACACCGGCATTCCTGGACTGCACACCGTAA
- a CDS encoding cold-shock protein, which produces MARGTVKWFNDSKGYGFITPDDGGKDLFVHHSAIQGGGFKSLKEGQAVEYDSERGQKGPQAVNVRPV; this is translated from the coding sequence ATGGCAAGAGGAACAGTGAAGTGGTTTAACGATTCGAAGGGCTACGGATTCATCACTCCGGATGACGGCGGCAAGGATCTGTTTGTTCATCACTCCGCAATTCAAGGTGGCGGCTTCAAGTCCCTCAAAGAAGGCCAGGCCGTCGAATACGACTCTGAGCGTGGGCAAAAAGGCCCGCAAGCGGTGAACGTGAGGCCCGTCTGA
- the kdpC gene encoding potassium-transporting ATPase subunit KdpC, with translation MKRNLITSILMTIVATILLGIIYPFVVTALAQGLFREKANGQLISRDGKIVGSRIIGQTFVSEAYFHSRPSAAGNGYDAANSGASNLGPTNHALIDRVNVSVIQYKTENPSQPVPIDLVTTSGSGLDPHITPAGAGFQIPRLAKVRGISEDELRSLIAKHTDGRQFGFLGEPRVNVLELNLDLDSAAPQKSPSK, from the coding sequence ATGAAACGCAATCTGATCACCTCAATCTTGATGACGATTGTGGCAACGATTCTCCTCGGCATCATCTACCCGTTCGTTGTCACGGCGCTTGCGCAGGGCCTGTTCCGCGAAAAAGCTAATGGCCAGCTTATCTCCCGAGATGGAAAGATAGTCGGCTCTCGCATCATCGGCCAGACGTTCGTCTCTGAGGCTTACTTTCATTCTCGTCCTTCCGCCGCGGGCAATGGATATGACGCGGCAAACTCGGGCGCCTCAAATCTGGGCCCCACGAACCACGCCTTGATCGATCGCGTGAACGTAAGCGTGATTCAATACAAGACCGAGAATCCCTCGCAGCCTGTACCCATTGATTTGGTAACGACCTCCGGCTCCGGACTTGATCCACACATCACGCCGGCAGGCGCCGGATTTCAGATCCCACGACTAGCCAAAGTGAGGGGCATTAGCGAAGACGAGCTTCGTTCGCTGATCGCTAAGCACACCGACGGACGCCAGTTCGGATTCTTAGGTGAACCCCGCGTGAATGTACTCGAATTAAATCTCGATCTCGATTCCGCAGCTCCTCAGAAGAGCCCGTCCAAATAG